From a region of the Mycolicibacterium sp. MU0050 genome:
- a CDS encoding glucose 1-dehydrogenase, translating to MTENSKVALVTGAASGIGEATARTLVAAGAKVYLGDINEEGAKAVATALGSGAEAIQLDVTSAESWDAAVGRITAQSGSLSVLVNNAGIFTPGGLEAIGEAEFQKTFEINALGAFLGMKAVVESMKSAGGGSIVNVSSSAGLVGVKDAIAYSASKWAVRGLSRSAALDLAPYSIRVNSVHPGIVETPIFTGFPREALDMMTAALPQPRLGNPEEIAAMIAFLASDQASFCTGAEYTVDGGYACA from the coding sequence ATGACAGAAAACAGCAAGGTCGCCCTGGTGACCGGGGCGGCCAGCGGGATCGGGGAAGCGACCGCCCGCACGCTCGTGGCCGCCGGCGCCAAGGTGTACCTCGGCGACATCAACGAGGAAGGCGCAAAGGCTGTGGCGACGGCACTGGGCTCCGGCGCCGAAGCCATCCAACTCGACGTGACCAGCGCGGAGTCCTGGGATGCGGCCGTCGGCCGGATCACCGCGCAATCCGGTTCGCTGTCGGTGCTGGTCAACAACGCCGGTATCTTCACCCCCGGTGGCTTGGAAGCCATCGGCGAGGCGGAGTTCCAGAAGACCTTCGAGATCAATGCGCTCGGCGCGTTCCTCGGCATGAAGGCCGTCGTCGAGTCGATGAAATCCGCCGGCGGGGGATCGATCGTCAACGTCTCCTCGTCGGCCGGCCTGGTCGGCGTGAAGGACGCCATCGCCTATTCGGCCTCGAAGTGGGCCGTGCGCGGTCTGAGTCGGAGTGCGGCACTGGATCTGGCGCCGTACTCGATCCGGGTCAACTCGGTGCACCCGGGCATCGTCGAGACGCCCATCTTCACCGGCTTCCCGCGCGAGGCCCTCGACATGATGACCGCCGCGCTGCCGCAGCCCCGCTTGGGCAATCCGGAGGAAATCGCGGCCATGATCGCGTTCCTGGCCTCCGATCAAGCCAGCTTCTGCACCGGGGCCGAATACACGGTCGACGGAGGGTACGCCTGCGCCTAG
- a CDS encoding MlaD family protein, whose product MSINLTPRATRTAAATLTVVALAAAGTACASPRSESAEYCTLLPDTVGLYVGNPVTQMGYPIGTVKSIDAGPAHVRVGFSVTEQRALPADVKAVVRSPSILADRSLELVGNYSDGPQLDPGSCIAPERSFSPKTLSEVIGSADTMLNAINDSGSTNIADTVGGLDRLTHNNGVRGGQLVSATSALLDSPDQAISDLGTITDNLGDLTGVLVDSREPLKEIIVDLPATAGDLVVALDGTARLAGADEELGTLGPLLESVAVLETRLGDETQITLDSVSAAVRKVTPHANALAGLFDPVPWWIDSIAQNVNHRQFNVFNIAYRPPMFRVRAPDGLALCGFMNSSMPGSCADVHGTPYAVDVALLQYVLQQASRS is encoded by the coding sequence ATGTCCATCAACCTGACACCGCGCGCGACACGTACCGCCGCAGCGACGCTGACCGTCGTCGCCCTCGCGGCCGCCGGCACCGCGTGTGCGAGTCCGCGCAGCGAAAGTGCCGAGTACTGCACGTTGTTGCCCGACACGGTTGGCCTTTACGTAGGAAACCCGGTGACCCAGATGGGATACCCGATCGGCACCGTGAAGTCCATCGACGCGGGACCGGCACATGTCCGGGTCGGATTCTCCGTCACCGAGCAGCGGGCCCTGCCCGCCGACGTCAAGGCGGTCGTCCGGTCGCCGTCGATCCTGGCCGACCGGTCCCTGGAGTTGGTCGGCAACTATTCCGACGGGCCGCAACTGGATCCGGGGAGCTGCATCGCCCCGGAACGGTCGTTCTCCCCGAAGACGTTGTCGGAGGTCATCGGGTCGGCGGACACGATGTTGAACGCGATCAACGACAGCGGTTCAACCAACATCGCCGACACCGTCGGAGGACTGGACCGGTTGACGCACAACAACGGTGTCCGCGGTGGACAGCTGGTCAGCGCGACGTCCGCGCTGCTCGACAGCCCGGACCAGGCCATCAGCGATCTGGGCACGATCACCGACAACCTGGGGGATTTGACCGGCGTCCTGGTCGACAGCCGGGAACCGTTGAAAGAGATCATCGTCGACCTGCCCGCCACCGCCGGCGATCTCGTTGTCGCCCTCGACGGCACCGCTCGGCTGGCCGGCGCCGACGAGGAGTTGGGCACGCTGGGCCCGCTGCTGGAATCGGTGGCCGTGTTGGAGACCCGACTGGGTGACGAAACCCAGATCACGCTGGACTCGGTGAGTGCGGCGGTGCGCAAGGTCACCCCGCACGCGAACGCGCTGGCCGGCCTGTTCGACCCTGTCCCGTGGTGGATCGACTCCATTGCGCAGAACGTCAACCATCGACAGTTCAACGTGTTCAACATCGCCTACCGGCCGCCGATGTTCCGCGTCCGGGCACCCGACGGACTGGCCCTGTGCGGCTTCATGAACTCGTCGATGCCGGGCAGCTGCGCCGACGTGCACGGCACGCCCTACGCCGTCGACGTCGCGCTTCTCCAGTACGTGCTACAGCAAGCGAGCCGCTCATGA
- the fmdA gene encoding formamidase, translating into MPEVIFPVDQSKPFREQVVVGHNRWHPDIPAVATVKSGDSFRVESKEWFDGTIVNSDDANDIRDCNLSMVHQLSGPFAVEGAQPGDLLVVDILDVGPVPQEYGPVAGQGWGYTGVFAKENGGGFLTDWFPDAYKAVWDFTGQKATSRHIPGVEFTGLIHPGLMGTAPSAELLSTWNVREAALIATDPDRVPPLALPPQPVDALLGTLTGADYERVAAEAARTAPPRENGGNQDIKNLSKGSRIFYPVFVDGANLSMGDLHFSQGDGEITFCGAIEMGGYIDLRVEIIKGGMETYGVTTNPIFMPGNVEPRYSEFLTFVGFSVDKNGTQHFLDSTLAYQNACLNAIEYFSKFGWTREQAYLMLGAVPVEGRLSGVVDVPNSCATLYVPTAIFDIDVRPSATAPQRIDRGQCAVST; encoded by the coding sequence ATGCCCGAGGTGATATTTCCCGTCGATCAGAGCAAGCCCTTCCGGGAGCAAGTGGTGGTTGGCCACAATCGTTGGCACCCCGATATTCCAGCCGTAGCGACGGTGAAGTCCGGTGACAGCTTCCGGGTGGAGTCCAAGGAATGGTTTGACGGGACCATCGTCAACTCCGATGACGCCAACGACATACGTGATTGCAACTTGTCGATGGTTCACCAACTTTCGGGTCCGTTCGCCGTCGAGGGTGCGCAGCCGGGCGACCTGTTGGTCGTCGACATCCTCGACGTCGGTCCCGTACCGCAGGAGTACGGCCCGGTCGCCGGCCAGGGCTGGGGCTACACCGGCGTCTTCGCCAAGGAGAACGGTGGCGGCTTCCTCACCGACTGGTTCCCTGATGCATACAAGGCAGTTTGGGATTTCACCGGTCAGAAGGCCACGAGTCGCCACATTCCGGGCGTCGAGTTCACCGGGCTCATCCACCCGGGCCTGATGGGAACTGCGCCGAGCGCCGAGTTGCTCAGCACGTGGAATGTCAGGGAAGCCGCGCTCATTGCCACTGACCCCGACCGTGTCCCGCCGTTGGCGCTGCCGCCACAGCCCGTCGACGCACTGCTCGGCACCCTCACCGGCGCCGACTACGAACGTGTCGCCGCCGAGGCGGCCAGAACGGCACCGCCGCGGGAGAATGGCGGTAACCAGGACATCAAAAACCTGTCCAAGGGCAGCCGGATCTTCTACCCGGTCTTCGTCGACGGTGCCAACCTTTCCATGGGCGACCTTCATTTCTCCCAGGGCGACGGCGAGATCACCTTCTGTGGCGCCATCGAAATGGGCGGGTACATCGACCTGCGCGTCGAGATCATCAAAGGTGGTATGGAAACCTACGGTGTCACCACCAACCCGATCTTCATGCCCGGCAACGTCGAACCGCGGTACTCGGAGTTCTTGACCTTCGTCGGTTTCTCGGTCGACAAGAACGGCACCCAACACTTCCTGGACAGCACGTTGGCCTATCAGAATGCGTGTCTCAATGCGATCGAGTACTTCTCGAAGTTCGGGTGGACCCGTGAGCAGGCCTACCTCATGTTGGGCGCCGTGCCGGTCGAGGGGCGGCTCTCCGGTGTGGTCGACGTGCCGAATTCCTGCGCAACACTGTATGTTCCGACGGCCATCTTCGATATCGACGTGCGTCCGTCGGCGACGGCTCCGCAGCGTATCGATCGCGGTCAGTGTGCCGTCAGCACCTGA
- a CDS encoding substrate-binding domain-containing protein, whose product MPDSTPEYDTRPDSPTDFRIALALPRRGPAGIFGLECHAAAELAAAEIETAGGVAGRTVHFVHVDAGGDPAAVGARIKGLLDAGSIDAVTGWHLSNARQAIAKVVRGRVPYVYAAAYEGGECSDGVLCSGEVPGDQIVASLQWLRTEAHLRRWFIVGNDYVWPRGTAAATRVGLQDTDIAILGERFLPLGTDDSAVWDRALSEVVRSGTQGVISLLVGSDAVRFNRAFGDRGLDATITRFSPFTDETVVLASGADATENLFISAGWFAGLGSASAAEFASGFARAFDLVNGAGPIGETAAPPAGTMAETTYSGVHLLADIAGASVPTVQDARRAFVKWGWDSPHGPVDLDDGSARHPVHIAKARGVELDVIARVR is encoded by the coding sequence ATGCCAGACAGCACGCCCGAATACGACACCCGGCCGGACAGTCCGACAGATTTCCGGATCGCTCTTGCGCTGCCCCGGCGGGGCCCGGCGGGCATCTTCGGACTCGAGTGTCATGCCGCGGCGGAGCTGGCGGCCGCCGAGATCGAGACCGCGGGCGGAGTCGCGGGCCGCACCGTGCATTTCGTTCATGTCGACGCCGGCGGCGACCCGGCGGCGGTAGGTGCCCGCATCAAAGGACTCCTCGATGCGGGCTCCATCGACGCCGTCACCGGGTGGCACCTCTCGAACGCGCGTCAGGCGATTGCCAAAGTTGTTCGCGGGCGGGTGCCCTATGTGTACGCCGCTGCCTATGAGGGCGGTGAGTGCAGCGACGGCGTGCTGTGCAGCGGTGAAGTGCCCGGGGATCAGATTGTGGCATCCCTGCAGTGGTTACGCACCGAAGCGCACCTACGCCGGTGGTTCATCGTCGGCAATGATTATGTTTGGCCGCGAGGAACAGCGGCCGCAACCCGAGTAGGGCTGCAGGACACCGATATTGCGATACTCGGTGAACGGTTCCTGCCGCTGGGCACCGACGATTCGGCCGTGTGGGATCGCGCCCTCAGCGAGGTTGTCCGCAGTGGCACACAAGGGGTCATCTCACTTCTCGTCGGGTCTGACGCCGTCCGGTTCAACCGCGCCTTCGGCGATCGGGGCCTGGACGCGACCATCACTCGTTTCAGTCCTTTCACCGACGAGACCGTGGTCCTGGCCAGCGGCGCCGATGCCACCGAGAACCTGTTCATCTCCGCGGGGTGGTTCGCCGGACTGGGTTCGGCCTCAGCCGCCGAGTTCGCGTCCGGTTTCGCGCGCGCCTTCGACCTGGTCAACGGGGCCGGGCCGATCGGTGAAACGGCGGCGCCACCTGCCGGCACGATGGCCGAGACGACATATTCAGGGGTACACCTGCTGGCCGACATCGCCGGCGCGTCGGTGCCCACGGTGCAGGACGCGCGCCGCGCGTTCGTCAAATGGGGGTGGGACTCTCCGCACGGGCCCGTCGACCTCGATGACGGATCAGCGCGGCACCCAGTCCACATCGCGAAAGCGCGCGGCGTCGAACTGGATGTCATCGCACGCGTCCGATGA
- a CDS encoding MlaD family protein, producing the protein MKRRIASVVVGATTAMVVTSCASLTVNSLPQPGAQGGGGYPIVIEFENILNLPERAKVVQGGTTVGMVTSVDLQGDRVEVSAQIESGVAIPSDARATLEQSTVLGDIYLALERPSLEEQGPALVPDGRIPLAQTTSPPQLEDTIANLANFVGSGSVQRMQDSIIKVNNVTPTDRQELRALVSRVAVDLSDLASDIETVDQWLQGVSGTAEVMRRHLPVYAHWFTPAGMLGFDRATQVADYIGTVLPSIGSIYSGGYWLVPLLNSMADALGAVQQTKWNVEDEAAAWRTLFTESYMPADKYPAINITSITGPDGNEMIDNVEDVLRMLGAMP; encoded by the coding sequence ATGAAACGTCGGATAGCCTCGGTGGTCGTCGGCGCCACCACGGCCATGGTGGTCACCTCCTGCGCGTCGCTGACCGTGAACTCGCTGCCGCAGCCGGGTGCCCAGGGCGGCGGGGGATACCCCATCGTCATCGAGTTTGAGAACATCCTGAACCTTCCCGAACGCGCCAAGGTGGTCCAGGGCGGGACGACGGTGGGAATGGTGACCTCGGTGGACCTGCAGGGCGACCGCGTGGAGGTCTCCGCGCAGATCGAGTCCGGCGTGGCCATCCCGTCCGACGCCCGAGCCACGTTGGAACAGTCCACGGTCCTCGGCGACATCTACCTGGCCCTGGAACGCCCCTCGCTGGAAGAGCAGGGCCCGGCGTTGGTGCCGGATGGCCGGATTCCGTTGGCACAGACCACCTCTCCGCCTCAGCTGGAAGACACCATCGCTAACCTGGCGAACTTCGTCGGCAGCGGATCGGTGCAACGGATGCAGGACAGCATCATCAAGGTCAACAACGTCACCCCGACCGACCGTCAGGAGTTGCGGGCGTTGGTGAGTCGGGTCGCGGTCGACCTGTCGGATCTGGCATCCGACATCGAGACCGTTGATCAATGGCTGCAAGGTGTCTCGGGAACCGCCGAGGTGATGCGCCGACACCTCCCGGTATACGCCCACTGGTTCACCCCGGCCGGCATGCTCGGCTTCGACCGGGCCACCCAGGTGGCCGACTACATCGGCACCGTGCTGCCGTCGATCGGCAGCATCTACAGCGGTGGCTACTGGCTGGTGCCGCTGCTGAATTCGATGGCCGATGCACTGGGCGCGGTGCAGCAGACGAAGTGGAACGTCGAGGACGAAGCGGCGGCGTGGCGCACGCTGTTCACCGAGTCCTACATGCCGGCCGACAAGTATCCGGCGATCAACATCACCTCGATCACGGGACCGGACGGCAACGAGATGATCGACAACGTGGAGGACGTCCTGCGGATGCTGGGGGCAATGCCATGA
- a CDS encoding MlaD family protein, whose translation MFWGVSALVLVAVLAVTAAAVYVNPPGQKTVTFYTNDVAAVQPGDDVRIAGMTVGKVKDLTLEQDQVKVRAKVDGSAFVGDQSQIEVRMLTIVGGYYVNLVSLGDKPLGEQPIARERTTMPYSLMDTLADSTKVTEEVDTRPIRESLDELQAGLDGTNVDALSAVIDAGNSLTATIDSQRGQITRILDLSDEYIESLSNYGGKLSELVAKLSILEQTLVLYGKGFAGALKGMGDISDAFLVPYAKFWVNHREDFILKVREWQDRVRRWVDNNSRIVPRLRRVRDKIERVLDAQNARPELLATDLCIPLPESPC comes from the coding sequence ATGTTCTGGGGGGTGAGCGCCCTGGTCCTGGTGGCGGTGCTCGCGGTGACGGCCGCCGCCGTCTACGTCAATCCCCCCGGCCAGAAGACCGTCACGTTCTACACCAACGACGTCGCGGCGGTGCAACCCGGCGACGACGTGCGCATCGCCGGGATGACGGTGGGCAAGGTGAAAGACCTCACGCTGGAACAGGATCAGGTCAAGGTGCGCGCCAAGGTCGACGGGAGCGCCTTCGTCGGCGATCAGTCGCAGATCGAGGTGCGGATGCTCACCATCGTCGGCGGCTACTACGTCAACCTGGTCTCCCTGGGCGACAAGCCGCTGGGCGAGCAGCCGATCGCGCGCGAGCGCACCACCATGCCCTACAGCCTGATGGACACCCTGGCCGACTCCACGAAGGTCACCGAAGAGGTGGACACCAGGCCGATCCGGGAATCGCTGGACGAACTGCAGGCCGGCCTCGATGGCACCAACGTCGATGCGCTGAGCGCGGTGATCGACGCGGGCAACTCGCTGACCGCGACGATCGACAGTCAGCGCGGACAGATCACCCGGATCCTCGACCTGTCCGACGAGTACATCGAGAGCCTGAGCAACTACGGCGGCAAGCTTAGCGAACTCGTCGCCAAGCTCTCGATCCTCGAGCAGACACTGGTGTTGTACGGCAAGGGGTTTGCCGGGGCGCTCAAGGGGATGGGCGACATCTCCGATGCGTTCCTGGTGCCCTATGCGAAATTCTGGGTGAACCACCGTGAGGACTTCATCCTCAAGGTGCGGGAGTGGCAGGACCGGGTGCGCCGTTGGGTCGACAACAACAGCCGGATCGTTCCGCGGTTGCGCCGAGTGCGGGACAAGATCGAGCGGGTGCTCGATGCCCAGAACGCGCGTCCCGAACTGCTGGCCACCGATCTCTGTATCCCGCTACCGGAGAGCCCCTGCTGA
- a CDS encoding MlaD family protein: MTADAEDRRLTTIGVGVAAAFAAAVLVVAINPFAKPPADRTSIVMDVPYVGQGVGAGTPLLMHGVPVGEVTAVAVRPDGNVHLDANVEGTPAVELTDSMRIDFRPANYFGVTGINLIPGDGGQPLRDGAQVQTVPVGNFTLPTMLSQLGEITGGVITPQLIDVINRATSYTDGLNPMIESGLIGANTLARVQTVSTEQLMRNTTGISVAFPSFVDHATAAGQSFNQEFVTFNVSGKDALPGQDVVAEPGMAVTEEFWQDRALVTLDVMSGSFFGALGKLLSSHSSDLRPVVDLVQTLSDTVPALVTPVGVDDMLTELRTRLEKLYAGSPEQRALQVHLVLDRIPGVQAPVNAIGGP; this comes from the coding sequence ATGACGGCAGACGCCGAGGACCGCAGGCTGACCACCATCGGGGTCGGGGTCGCGGCGGCCTTCGCCGCGGCAGTCCTGGTGGTCGCCATCAACCCGTTCGCCAAGCCGCCGGCCGACCGGACGTCGATCGTGATGGATGTGCCCTACGTGGGCCAGGGGGTCGGGGCGGGCACGCCGCTGCTGATGCACGGTGTACCGGTCGGTGAGGTCACCGCCGTGGCGGTTCGACCTGACGGCAATGTGCATCTCGACGCCAATGTCGAGGGCACGCCCGCCGTGGAGCTGACCGACTCCATGCGTATCGACTTCCGGCCCGCCAACTATTTCGGGGTCACCGGCATCAACCTCATCCCGGGCGACGGCGGGCAGCCGCTGCGCGACGGCGCGCAGGTCCAGACCGTCCCGGTGGGCAACTTCACGCTGCCGACGATGCTCTCGCAACTGGGCGAGATCACCGGGGGAGTGATCACCCCCCAGCTCATCGATGTCATCAACCGGGCGACCAGCTACACCGACGGGCTCAACCCGATGATCGAGTCCGGGTTGATCGGCGCCAACACGCTGGCCCGAGTGCAGACCGTCAGCACCGAACAGTTGATGCGGAACACCACCGGGATCAGCGTGGCCTTCCCATCCTTCGTCGACCACGCCACGGCCGCCGGACAGTCCTTCAATCAGGAATTCGTGACGTTCAACGTCTCCGGCAAGGATGCGTTGCCCGGGCAGGACGTCGTGGCTGAACCCGGCATGGCGGTCACCGAGGAGTTCTGGCAGGACCGCGCCCTCGTCACGCTGGATGTGATGTCGGGATCCTTCTTCGGCGCGCTCGGCAAGCTGCTGTCCTCGCACAGCTCCGATCTGCGTCCGGTGGTCGACCTGGTCCAAACCCTGTCCGACACGGTGCCCGCCTTGGTGACACCGGTCGGAGTCGACGACATGCTGACAGAACTCCGCACGCGCCTCGAGAAGCTCTACGCCGGCTCGCCCGAACAGCGGGCGCTGCAAGTGCACCTTGTTCTCGACCGGATCCCCGGCGTCCAGGCGCCCGTCAACGCGATCGGTGGACCATGA
- a CDS encoding MlaD family protein: MRTVKNVLSFGAFAVIIAVAAAYIGSFGLRLNPPEDRTNLSMAVPDVKGLVVGSSVLLRGAVVGKVTAVSAEMDAASVDFYLEAGHEIPVDSEVRLENLSALGEAFIGFKPRTAQGPFFTEGQHIATESITVPPSISQLATSVVRVLDQMDPEQLKRILNETDAALPDPQVVLPNLVRASRLARNMVTGLDGDGAEVLENFQTLLQNAHWVGPKLAEAGAPVREAGVNINRVWHGMMHTVAWNNPENMQLFQKFLDRIQKLLDDRGGDLKVISEALLPQFSGIGGALMNFDTAQILSHALAGTPEEGAIRLHVAIPDR; the protein is encoded by the coding sequence ATGAGGACCGTCAAGAACGTCCTGTCGTTCGGCGCCTTCGCCGTCATCATCGCCGTCGCGGCGGCCTATATCGGCTCCTTCGGGCTGCGGCTGAATCCCCCCGAGGATCGGACCAACCTGTCCATGGCCGTCCCGGATGTCAAGGGCCTGGTGGTCGGCTCCAGTGTGCTGCTGCGCGGGGCCGTCGTCGGCAAGGTCACGGCGGTCTCGGCAGAGATGGACGCCGCCTCGGTGGACTTCTATCTCGAGGCCGGCCACGAGATCCCGGTCGACAGCGAGGTTCGGCTGGAGAACCTGTCGGCGCTCGGGGAGGCGTTCATCGGCTTCAAGCCGCGGACCGCCCAGGGGCCGTTCTTCACCGAGGGGCAGCACATCGCGACCGAGTCGATCACGGTCCCGCCGTCGATCTCTCAGTTGGCGACCAGCGTGGTCCGGGTCCTCGATCAGATGGACCCCGAGCAACTCAAGCGGATCCTGAACGAGACCGATGCGGCACTGCCGGATCCCCAGGTGGTCCTGCCGAACCTGGTCAGGGCAAGTCGCCTGGCGCGCAACATGGTGACTGGATTGGACGGCGACGGCGCGGAGGTACTGGAGAACTTCCAGACGCTGCTGCAGAACGCCCATTGGGTGGGGCCCAAGCTCGCCGAGGCCGGTGCGCCGGTGCGGGAGGCCGGGGTCAACATCAACCGGGTGTGGCACGGCATGATGCACACCGTCGCCTGGAACAACCCCGAGAACATGCAGCTGTTCCAGAAGTTCCTGGATCGCATCCAGAAGCTCCTCGACGACCGCGGCGGGGACCTCAAGGTCATCTCGGAGGCCCTACTGCCGCAGTTCAGCGGCATCGGTGGGGCGCTGATGAATTTCGATACCGCGCAGATCCTTTCCCATGCGCTCGCGGGAACTCCGGAAGAGGGGGCCATCAGACTTCATGTCGCAATTCCCGATCGTTAG
- a CDS encoding MarR family winged helix-turn-helix transcriptional regulator: MTLESEDARRAPPGQRKSDPEICRTVRPGVVFGRAVWHAEGPPRTGVTAVVETGLKRQVMEAVEDVLGLLREASQVAARIENALAGTDLTVDRWRALTFIQSSPGCSMSDVVDALVIPSTSATRIVDVLVEIGAVFRTVSPRDRRRTTLRSSAHGQALLRAVEPEIVRAGPPEPTEKSVP, from the coding sequence ATGACACTCGAGTCCGAAGATGCCCGCCGGGCCCCGCCGGGGCAGCGCAAGAGCGATCCGGAAATCTGTCGGACTGTCCGGCCGGGTGTCGTATTCGGGCGTGCTGTCTGGCATGCTGAAGGACCGCCGCGCACCGGCGTTACTGCGGTCGTCGAGACTGGTCTCAAAAGGCAGGTCATGGAAGCTGTGGAAGATGTCCTGGGATTGCTCAGAGAAGCCTCCCAGGTGGCCGCGCGAATCGAGAACGCGCTGGCTGGCACCGATCTCACTGTGGATCGGTGGCGCGCCCTGACATTCATCCAGTCCAGCCCTGGCTGCTCGATGTCCGATGTCGTCGACGCGTTGGTCATCCCGTCGACGTCGGCGACCCGGATCGTCGACGTCCTGGTCGAGATCGGTGCTGTGTTCCGGACCGTATCGCCGCGCGACCGTCGCAGGACTACGTTGCGATCGTCTGCGCATGGGCAAGCGCTCCTCCGTGCTGTCGAGCCTGAGATCGTGCGGGCGGGTCCCCCCGAGCCTACGGAGAAATCCGTACCGTAG
- a CDS encoding nuclear transport factor 2 family protein, with amino-acid sequence MGNNSEAAGKWFDILARGAVAEWDGFVDPDFSMHVPLMPGEPETPTVGLEPNRARVGQLWQAWESFEFADTDIHASADDPEVVFATTNSKAKTVWGAAYQNRYVIRLRFRDGKLVEHLEFMDPRPVLAAFEGHL; translated from the coding sequence ATGGGTAATAACAGCGAGGCCGCAGGTAAGTGGTTCGACATCCTGGCCCGCGGCGCGGTCGCGGAGTGGGACGGGTTCGTCGATCCGGACTTCAGCATGCACGTGCCGCTGATGCCCGGTGAGCCCGAGACGCCCACGGTGGGCCTCGAACCCAACCGGGCCCGCGTGGGTCAGCTCTGGCAGGCCTGGGAGTCCTTCGAGTTCGCCGACACCGACATCCATGCCTCCGCCGACGATCCGGAGGTGGTGTTCGCCACCACCAATTCGAAGGCGAAGACGGTCTGGGGCGCCGCGTATCAGAACCGCTACGTCATCAGGCTCCGGTTCCGCGACGGAAAGCTCGTCGAGCACCTGGAATTCATGGATCCCCGCCCGGTCCTCGCGGCCTTCGAAGGTCACCTGTAA
- a CDS encoding MlaD family protein gives MIKPWPAFWRFALVAALTSVIFVLTVNVLRQPVAAETRSYTAEFSDISGLHADADVRIRGLRVGKVGDMRLTRAAGQSFAEVDFTLDRRYAVLPETRLLIKYQALTGLRYIDVVEAAEVDDPGDSLVTHIPLSMTRPSFDITKLFNGLQPVLDTLSPDDIDLFTANVASFLHGDGGGLGPMLDSIRTLTSFVSNRQEVVATLMGNLSEISTTFGGHSEKLVQILDWLNRPVDAALSVLDEFRKSELYGPAFTSAAVRLLENAGFRAGEADMDEGLDRAFTVLDDYSDAFKRVPVIWDNIEPAAGPEDPLPCSRGRAQLPETMDVLLNGQRVILCNQ, from the coding sequence ATGATCAAGCCCTGGCCTGCATTCTGGCGGTTCGCCCTGGTGGCCGCGCTCACCTCGGTGATCTTCGTCCTGACGGTGAACGTGCTACGGCAACCCGTCGCCGCTGAAACACGCTCCTACACCGCTGAATTCAGTGACATCTCCGGCTTGCACGCCGACGCCGACGTGCGCATCCGCGGCCTGCGGGTCGGCAAGGTGGGCGACATGCGACTGACCCGGGCGGCCGGTCAGAGTTTCGCCGAGGTCGATTTCACCCTCGACCGTCGCTACGCGGTGCTGCCGGAAACCCGGCTGCTGATCAAGTACCAGGCGCTGACGGGGTTACGGTACATCGACGTGGTCGAGGCCGCCGAAGTCGACGATCCGGGTGACTCGCTGGTCACCCACATCCCGCTGAGCATGACGCGTCCGTCGTTCGACATCACCAAGTTGTTCAACGGATTACAGCCGGTGCTCGATACCCTGAGCCCCGACGACATCGACCTGTTCACCGCCAACGTGGCGTCGTTCCTGCACGGCGACGGCGGGGGGCTGGGCCCGATGCTGGACAGCATCAGGACGCTGACCTCGTTCGTGTCCAACCGCCAGGAGGTGGTCGCGACGCTGATGGGGAACCTCTCCGAGATCTCGACGACTTTCGGCGGGCATTCCGAAAAGCTCGTTCAGATCCTGGACTGGCTGAACCGGCCGGTGGACGCGGCGCTCTCGGTTCTCGACGAGTTCCGCAAGTCCGAACTCTACGGGCCGGCGTTCACCTCCGCGGCCGTCCGACTGCTCGAGAACGCGGGTTTCCGTGCGGGCGAGGCGGATATGGACGAAGGGCTGGACCGTGCCTTCACCGTCCTGGACGACTACAGCGACGCCTTCAAACGCGTGCCGGTCATCTGGGACAACATCGAACCGGCGGCGGGGCCGGAGGATCCGCTGCCGTGCTCGCGGGGGCGTGCGCAACTTCCCGAGACAATGGATGTATTGCTGAACGGACAGCGGGTGATCCTGTGCAACCAGTGA